Proteins found in one Sorghum bicolor cultivar BTx623 chromosome 1, Sorghum_bicolor_NCBIv3, whole genome shotgun sequence genomic segment:
- the LOC8056862 gene encoding cyclin-SDS-like, whose translation MPPTMLAPVPTRPRSNPFRRRRGAAPLLHDQTAAAAAKRPAESSTSASSCFYSEVISNSSTSLAAYQHPEKRQRRQDADADAGEARPAGSECSEVIGGARVRLAEVEASESSCLGAVLESDLACPEQLADDAERTDYSSACDELTPSEPDEEEVLSGPSRSALYSLSPLTSSPLTEDDNDGAPSATFSLFLDFAEQFVPCVHPKARAVTSTALDLLTGRRFEDLDDEESYERFRRRERREAVARDYTEVYSSIPGSYGRLVVEQRVVMVNWIIEHSRLMKLQPVTMFMGIGLMDRFLTQGYMKGLSKLQLLGIACITLATRIEENQPYNCVLQKTFKVGINTYSQSEVVAMEWLVQEVLNFKCFVTTTQHFLWFYLKAANADDRVADLANYLAFVSLRDHKKLSFWPSTVAAAVVTLACLATGKGSSCHLVMETHMRTQDDDLPECLMCLEWLLNYVP comes from the exons ATGCCTCCCACCATGCTCGCGCCGGTGCCCACCAGGCCGCGCTCCAACCCCTTCCGCCGGCGTAGAGGGGCTGCTCCGCTGCTCCACGATCAGACTGCGGCGGCTGCGGCGAAGCGGCCCGCTGAGTCGTCCACCTCGGCCTCCTCCTGCTTCTACAGCGAGGtgatctccaactcctccacatcCCTCGCCGCGTATCAGCACCCGGAGAAGAGGCAGCGGCGCCAGGACGCGGACGCGGACGCGGGCGAGGCGCGGCCGGCTGGCTCCGAGTGCTCGGAGGTGATCGGCGGCGCGAGGGTGCGCCTCGCCGAGGTCGAGGCCTCCGAGTCGTCGTGCCTTGGCGCCGTGCTCGAGTCCGACCTCGCCTGCCCGGAGCAGCTCGCCGACGACGCTGAGAGGACCGACTACTCCTCCGCGTGCGATGAGCTGACCCCGTCGGAGCCCGATGAGGAGGAGGTGCTTAGCGGTCCCAGCCGCTCCGCTCTGTACTCCCTCAGCCCCCTGACCAGCTCCCCATTGACCGAGGATGACAACGACGGCGCGCCCTCCGCGACCTTCTCCCTCTTCCTCGACTTCGCCGAGCAGTTCGTCCCCTGCGTTCACCCCAAAGCGCGCGCCGTCACCAGTACCGCTCTCGATCTCCTGACG GGGAGGCGATTTGAGGACTTGGACGACGAGGAGAGCTACGAGCGGTTCCGGCGGCGCGAGCGGCGCGAGGCTGTTGCGCGCGACTACACTGAGGTGTACAGCTCCATACCCGGCAGCTACGGCCGTCTCGTCGTGGAGCAACGTGTCGTCATGGTGAACTGGATCATTGAG CATTCACGTCTGATGAAACTCCAGCCAGTTACAATGTTTATGGGGATTGGATTGATGGACCGCTTCTTGACACAAGGGTATATGAAGGGTTTGAGCAAACTTCAGTTGCTGGGCATTGCCTGCATCACCCTGGCTACCCGCATTGAAGAGAACCAGCCATACAATTG CGTCCTTCAAAAGACTTTTAAAGTTGGGATCAATACCTACAGCCAGAGTGAGGTTGTTGCCATGGAGTGGCTGGTTCAGGAGGTCCTCAACTTCAAGTGCTTTGTCACAACAACTCAACATTTCCTATG GTTCTATCTGAAGGCTGCAAATGCTGATGACAGGGTAGCAGACCTGGCAAACTACCTGGCCTTCGTCTCACTTCGGGACCATAAGAAGCTCTCCTTCTGGCCCTCGACTGTGGCAGCCGCAGTGGTAACCCTTGCTTGCCTTGCCACAGGCAAGGGGTCCTCGTGTCATTTGGTGATGGAG ACTCACATGAGGACGCAGGACGATGACCTGCCAGAATGCCTAATG TGCCTCGAGTGGCTGCTCAACTACGTCCCGTGA